One window from the genome of Trabulsiella odontotermitis encodes:
- the fre gene encoding NAD(P)H-flavin reductase, giving the protein MTTLSCKVTSVEAITDTVYRVRLKPEADFSFRAGQYLMVVMDERDKRPFSMASLPSEHRFIELHIGASEINLYAMAVMDRILKEREVLVDIPHGDAWLREDDEARPLILIAGGTGFSYARSILLTALEQNPDRDITIYWGGREEKHLYDLSELEALSVTHPNLRVEAVVEQPEEGWRGRTGTVLTAVLQDHGTLAEHDIYIAGRFEMAKIARDLFCNERNAREDRLFGDAFSFI; this is encoded by the coding sequence ATGACAACCTTAAGCTGTAAAGTGACCTCGGTAGAAGCCATCACTGATACCGTATATCGCGTTCGTTTAAAACCAGAAGCGGATTTCTCCTTTCGCGCCGGTCAGTATCTGATGGTCGTAATGGATGAGCGCGACAAGCGTCCGTTCTCAATGGCGTCATTGCCTTCCGAACATCGGTTTATCGAACTGCACATCGGGGCATCAGAGATCAATCTGTATGCCATGGCGGTGATGGATCGCATTCTGAAAGAGCGTGAAGTGCTGGTTGATATTCCGCACGGTGACGCCTGGCTGCGTGAAGATGACGAAGCGCGTCCGCTGATCCTGATTGCCGGGGGAACCGGTTTCTCTTATGCGCGTTCGATTCTGCTGACGGCGCTGGAACAAAATCCGGACCGCGACATCACCATTTACTGGGGCGGCCGTGAAGAGAAACACCTCTACGATCTCTCTGAGCTGGAAGCGTTGTCGGTGACTCATCCTAATCTGCGCGTTGAAGCGGTGGTTGAGCAACCGGAAGAGGGCTGGCGTGGGCGTACGGGTACGGTGCTGACGGCGGTGCTGCAGGATCATGGTACGCTGGCAGAGCATGATATCTACATCGCCGGGCGCTTTGAGATGGCGAAAATTGCCCGCGACCTGTTCTGCAATGAACGCAACGCGCGTGAAGACCGCCTGTTTGGCGACGCGTTTTCGTTTATTTAG
- the tatA gene encoding Sec-independent protein translocase subunit TatA: MGGISIWQLLIIVVIVVLLFGTKKLSSLGSDLGASIKGFKKAMNDDEEKKDKTAQDADFTAKSIADNQESAKKDEAKSHDKEQV, encoded by the coding sequence ATGGGTGGTATTAGTATTTGGCAGTTATTGATTATCGTCGTGATCGTGGTACTGCTTTTCGGAACGAAAAAGCTGAGTTCTCTGGGGTCTGATCTGGGCGCCTCCATCAAGGGCTTCAAAAAGGCCATGAATGATGATGAGGAAAAAAAGGATAAGACCGCGCAGGATGCAGATTTCACTGCAAAATCCATTGCGGACAACCAGGAAAGCGCTAAGAAAGACGAAGCGAAAAGCCACGATAAAGAGCAGGTATAA
- the tatC gene encoding Sec-independent protein translocase subunit TatC — MGVEDTQPLISHLIELRKRLLNCIIAVFLIFLALVYFANDIYQLVSAPLISHMPQGATMIATDVASPFFTPIKLTFMVSVILSAPVILYQVWAFIAPALYKHERRLVVPLLVSSTLLFYIGMAFAYFVVFPLAFGFLTHTAPQGVQVSTDIKSYLDFVMALFMAFGVSFEVPVAIVLLCWVGVTTPEDLRGKRPYVLVGAFVVGMLLTPPDVFSQTLLAIPMYCLFEVGIFFSRFYTGKRQTRDEDAAAEDAEQNEE; from the coding sequence ATGGGCGTAGAAGATACTCAACCGCTGATCTCGCATTTGATTGAGCTGCGTAAGCGTCTGCTCAACTGCATCATCGCGGTCTTTTTGATTTTTCTGGCGTTAGTCTATTTCGCCAACGACATCTATCAACTGGTCTCCGCGCCGTTGATTAGCCATATGCCGCAGGGCGCAACGATGATTGCGACAGATGTTGCGTCACCTTTTTTCACTCCGATCAAACTGACCTTCATGGTGTCGGTGATTTTGTCCGCGCCAGTGATTTTGTACCAGGTGTGGGCGTTTATCGCGCCAGCATTGTATAAACATGAGCGTCGGCTGGTCGTGCCGCTGCTGGTTTCCAGCACGCTATTGTTTTACATCGGCATGGCTTTCGCCTACTTCGTGGTATTCCCGCTGGCGTTTGGCTTCCTGACGCATACGGCGCCACAGGGCGTTCAGGTGTCGACCGATATCAAAAGCTACCTCGACTTTGTTATGGCGCTGTTTATGGCGTTTGGCGTGTCGTTCGAGGTGCCAGTGGCTATCGTGCTGCTATGCTGGGTCGGTGTCACCACGCCGGAAGATCTGCGTGGCAAGCGTCCTTATGTACTGGTTGGCGCGTTTGTCGTCGGTATGCTGCTGACACCGCCGGATGTGTTCTCGCAGACGCTGCTGGCGATCCCAATGTATTGCCTGTTTGAAGTCGGGATATTTTTCTCGCGCTTCTATACCGGGAAGCGACAAACGCGCGACGAAGATGCCGCCGCAGAAGATGCCGAACAGAATGAAGAATAA
- the ubiD gene encoding 4-hydroxy-3-polyprenylbenzoate decarboxylase, producing MKYHDLRDFLTLLEQQGELKRITLPVDPHLEITEIADRTLRAGGPALLFENPKGYNMPVLCNLFGTPKRVAMGMGQEDVTALREVGKLLAFLKEPEPPKGFRDLFDKLPHYKQVLNMPTKRLRGAPCQQKIISGDDVDLTRIPIMTCWPEDAAPLITWGLTVTRGPHKERQNLGIYRQQLIGKNKLIMRWLSHRGGALDFQEWCAAHPGERFPVSVALGADPATILGAVTPVPDTLSEYAFAGLLRGTKTEVVKCISNELEVPASAEIVLEGYIEAGEVAAEGPYGDHTGYYNEVDNFPVFTVTHITQREDAIYHSTYTGRPPDEPAVLGVALNEVFVPILQKQFPEIVDFYLPPEGCSYRLAVVTMKKQYAGHAKRVMMGVWSFLRQFMYTKFVIVCDDDVNARDWNDVIWAITTRMDPARDTVLVENTPIDYLDFASPVSGLGSKMGLDATNKWPGETQREWGRPIKKDPEVTARIDAIWDELAILKNGNTP from the coding sequence ATGAAATACCACGACCTACGCGACTTTCTGACATTACTGGAGCAGCAGGGCGAGCTAAAACGCATCACGCTGCCGGTTGATCCTCATCTGGAAATCACCGAAATTGCCGACCGGACGCTACGTGCCGGTGGTCCGGCGTTGCTGTTCGAAAACCCCAAAGGTTACAACATGCCGGTGCTGTGCAATCTCTTTGGCACGCCGAAACGCGTGGCGATGGGGATGGGCCAGGAAGACGTCACTGCACTGCGGGAAGTGGGTAAGCTGCTGGCTTTTCTCAAAGAACCGGAGCCACCCAAAGGGTTCCGTGATCTGTTTGATAAACTTCCGCACTACAAACAAGTGCTGAATATGCCGACCAAACGCCTGCGTGGCGCGCCTTGCCAGCAGAAGATCATCAGCGGCGATGACGTGGATTTAACCCGTATTCCGATCATGACCTGCTGGCCAGAAGATGCCGCGCCACTGATTACCTGGGGGCTGACGGTGACCCGCGGTCCGCACAAAGAACGGCAAAATCTCGGTATTTATCGCCAGCAACTGATTGGCAAAAATAAGCTGATCATGCGTTGGTTGTCCCATCGTGGCGGCGCGCTGGATTTCCAGGAGTGGTGCGCGGCACATCCGGGCGAACGTTTTCCGGTTTCCGTGGCATTAGGCGCGGACCCGGCGACAATTCTCGGTGCGGTGACGCCGGTGCCGGATACGCTGTCGGAATACGCCTTTGCGGGCCTGCTGCGTGGCACGAAAACCGAGGTCGTGAAGTGCATTTCTAACGAGCTTGAAGTCCCGGCCAGCGCGGAGATTGTGCTGGAAGGCTATATCGAAGCGGGTGAAGTTGCGGCAGAAGGTCCATACGGCGACCACACCGGGTATTACAATGAAGTCGATAATTTCCCGGTTTTTACGGTGACGCACATTACGCAGCGTGAAGATGCCATTTACCACTCGACCTACACCGGCCGTCCACCGGATGAGCCCGCGGTGCTGGGTGTGGCGCTGAATGAAGTCTTTGTTCCGATTCTGCAAAAGCAGTTTCCCGAAATTGTCGATTTTTATCTGCCGCCGGAAGGGTGCTCATACCGCCTCGCGGTGGTGACGATGAAAAAACAATACGCCGGTCATGCTAAGCGCGTCATGATGGGCGTCTGGTCATTTTTGCGGCAGTTTATGTACACCAAATTCGTGATCGTTTGTGACGATGACGTGAATGCTCGTGACTGGAATGATGTGATTTGGGCGATCACCACCCGTATGGATCCGGCGCGGGATACGGTGCTAGTGGAAAACACGCCAATAGATTATCTGGATTTTGCCTCGCCGGTTTCCGGTTTGGGCTCAAAAATGGGGCTGGATGCCACGAATAAATGGCCTGGCGAGACCCAACGTGAGTGGGGACGTCCTATTAAAAAGGATCCTGAGGTGACGGCTCGTATCGACGCCATCTGGGATGAACTGGCTATCCTGAAGAACGGTAATACACCCTGA
- the ubiB gene encoding ubiquinone biosynthesis regulatory protein kinase UbiB: MTPGEIRRLYFIVHTFLSYGLDELIPKMRITLPLRLWRRMLFWMPNRHKTQPLGERLRLALQELGPVWIKFGQMLSTRRDLFPPQIADQLALLQDRVAPFDGRLAKKQIEHAMGDIPVESWFDDFDITPLASASIAQVHTARLKENGKEVVIKVIRPDILPVIKADMKLIYRLARWVPRLLPDGRRLRPLEVVREYEKTIIDELNLLREAANAIQLRRNFENSPMLYVPEVYSDYCSQNMLVMERIYGIPVSDVETLEKQGTNLKLLAERGVQVFFTQVFRDSFFHADMHPGNIFVSYDHPQDPQYIGIDCGIVGSLNKEDKRYLAENFIAFFNRDYRKVAELHVDSGWVPPDTNVEEFEFAIRTVCEPIFEKPLAEISFGHVLLNLFNTARRFNMEVQPQLVLLQKTLLYVEGVGRQLYPQLDLWKTAKPFLESWLKDQVGLPALVRTLKEKAPFWIEKMPEIPELVYDSLRQSKQLQRSIDKIAHDLSSNRIRQGQSRYLFGIGAVLLLSGTLLLINRPEWGVMPAWIMAGGLVVWLIGWRKTR; this comes from the coding sequence ATGACGCCAGGGGAAATTCGGCGCCTGTATTTTATCGTCCATACCTTTTTGAGTTACGGGCTGGACGAACTCATTCCTAAAATGCGTATCACGTTGCCGCTGCGTCTCTGGCGGCGAATGCTGTTCTGGATGCCGAACCGCCATAAAACGCAGCCGCTGGGCGAACGTCTCCGCCTGGCCCTGCAGGAGCTTGGCCCGGTCTGGATCAAATTCGGTCAGATGCTTTCCACCCGCCGCGACCTTTTCCCGCCACAGATTGCCGATCAACTGGCGCTGTTGCAGGATCGCGTAGCGCCGTTCGACGGTCGGTTGGCAAAAAAACAGATCGAGCACGCGATGGGCGATATTCCTGTCGAAAGCTGGTTTGATGATTTTGACATTACGCCGCTGGCGTCAGCCTCAATTGCGCAGGTGCATACGGCGCGTCTGAAAGAGAACGGCAAAGAGGTGGTCATTAAAGTGATCCGCCCGGACATTCTGCCGGTCATCAAAGCAGACATGAAGCTCATCTATCGCCTGGCGCGCTGGGTACCTCGCCTGCTGCCGGATGGACGCCGTCTGCGCCCGTTAGAAGTCGTGCGTGAATATGAAAAAACAATTATTGATGAACTGAATTTGTTGCGTGAAGCGGCAAACGCCATTCAGTTACGGCGCAACTTTGAAAACAGCCCGATGCTGTACGTGCCGGAAGTGTATTCTGACTATTGCAGCCAGAACATGCTGGTAATGGAGCGGATTTACGGTATTCCTGTTTCTGATGTCGAAACGCTGGAGAAGCAGGGCACGAACCTGAAACTGCTCGCTGAACGTGGCGTTCAGGTGTTCTTCACCCAGGTCTTCCGCGATAGCTTCTTCCATGCCGACATGCACCCCGGCAATATTTTCGTGAGCTACGACCATCCGCAAGATCCGCAATACATCGGGATCGACTGCGGTATTGTCGGTTCGCTCAACAAAGAAGATAAGCGCTACCTGGCGGAAAACTTTATCGCCTTTTTCAATCGCGATTACCGCAAAGTGGCAGAGCTGCATGTGGATTCCGGCTGGGTACCGCCGGACACCAACGTCGAAGAGTTTGAGTTTGCGATCCGTACCGTCTGCGAGCCCATTTTCGAGAAGCCGCTGGCGGAAATCTCGTTCGGCCATGTGCTGCTGAACCTGTTTAACACTGCGCGGCGCTTCAACATGGAAGTACAGCCGCAACTGGTGCTGCTGCAAAAAACGCTCCTGTATGTTGAAGGCGTGGGCCGTCAACTCTATCCGCAATTAGATCTGTGGAAAACGGCGAAACCGTTCCTGGAATCCTGGCTTAAGGATCAGGTCGGTCTTCCCGCACTGGTTCGCACGCTGAAAGAAAAAGCGCCGTTCTGGATCGAGAAAATGCCTGAAATTCCCGAACTTGTTTACGACAGTCTGCGCCAGAGCAAACAACTTCAGCGCAGTATTGATAAAATAGCCCACGATTTGTCATCGAACCGTATCCGCCAGGGACAGTCGCGTTATCTGTTTGGTATAGGTGCGGTTTTACTATTGAGCGGTACGCTGTTGTTGATAAATCGTCCGGAGTGGGGCGTGATGCCGGCCTGGATTATGGCGGGTGGACTGGTCGTCTGGTTGATTGGTTGGCGTAAAACACGCTGA
- the tatD gene encoding 3'-5' ssDNA/RNA exonuclease TatD, which yields MFDIGVNLTSSQFAKDRDDVVARARAAGMTGMLLTGTNLHESEQAQQLAQRYADCWSTAGVHPHDSSHWSERVAEAIHLLALRPEVVAIGECGLDFNRNFSTPQEQETAFSAQLALAAELAMPVFLHCRDAHDRFLTLLEPWLDKLPGAVLHCFTGTREDMQACLERGLYIGITGWVCDERRGLELREMLPLIPAERLLLETDAPYLLPRDLSPKPASRRNEPMHLAHILTRVAQWRGEEAEGLASVTDNNVRTLFGIAF from the coding sequence ATGTTTGATATTGGGGTCAATCTGACCAGTTCGCAATTTGCCAAAGATCGGGACGACGTGGTTGCCCGGGCGCGGGCGGCGGGCATGACGGGAATGCTGCTGACCGGAACTAACCTGCATGAAAGCGAGCAGGCGCAGCAACTGGCGCAACGTTACGCCGACTGCTGGTCGACGGCAGGAGTTCACCCGCACGACAGCAGCCACTGGTCAGAACGTGTCGCGGAGGCGATTCACCTATTGGCATTGCGGCCAGAGGTGGTGGCCATCGGAGAATGCGGTCTGGATTTCAACCGTAATTTTTCTACGCCGCAGGAGCAGGAGACCGCCTTTAGCGCCCAGTTGGCGCTGGCAGCTGAACTGGCGATGCCGGTTTTCCTCCATTGCCGCGATGCGCATGATCGCTTCCTGACGCTGCTGGAACCCTGGCTGGATAAGCTGCCGGGCGCGGTGTTGCACTGTTTTACCGGCACGCGTGAAGACATGCAGGCGTGCCTGGAGCGTGGGCTGTATATCGGGATTACGGGATGGGTGTGCGATGAGCGCCGTGGGCTGGAGTTGCGCGAGATGCTGCCGTTGATCCCGGCGGAGCGCCTGTTGCTTGAAACCGATGCGCCTTATCTTCTGCCGCGCGACCTGAGCCCGAAACCGGCTTCACGGCGCAATGAACCCATGCACCTTGCACATATTCTGACACGGGTAGCGCAATGGCGCGGGGAAGAAGCCGAAGGGCTGGCGTCGGTGACGGACAATAACGTCAGAACCCTTTTCGGTATTGCGTTCTGA
- the fadA gene encoding acetyl-CoA C-acyltransferase FadA has protein sequence MEQVVIVDAIRTPMGRSKGGAFRHVRAEDLSAHLMRSLLSRNPALDATAIDDIYWGCVQQTLEQGFNIARNAALLAEIPHSVPAVTVNRLCGSSMQALHDAARMIMTGDAQVCLIGGVEHMGHVPMSHGVDFHPGLSRNVAKAAGMMGLTAEMLSRLHGISREMQDAFAARSHARAWAATQSGAFRSEIIPTGGHDADGVLKQFNYDEVIRPETTVEALATLKPAFDPVSGTVTAGTSSALSDGAAAMLVMSESRARELGLKPRARIRSMAVVGCDPSIMGYGPVPASKLALKKAGLSASDIDLFEMNEAFAAQILPCIKDLGLMEQIDEKINLNGGAIALGHPLGCSGARISTTLINLMERQDAQFGLATMCIGLGQGIATVFERV, from the coding sequence ATGGAACAGGTTGTTATTGTTGATGCAATTCGTACCCCGATGGGCCGTTCAAAGGGCGGCGCATTCCGCCATGTCCGCGCGGAAGATCTTTCCGCGCATCTGATGCGCAGCCTGCTGTCGCGTAATCCAGCACTGGATGCCACGGCCATTGACGATATCTATTGGGGTTGTGTGCAACAGACGCTGGAGCAGGGTTTTAACATCGCCCGTAATGCAGCGCTATTGGCAGAGATCCCGCATTCCGTTCCGGCTGTCACTGTGAACCGCTTGTGCGGATCATCAATGCAGGCATTGCACGATGCCGCGCGCATGATCATGACCGGTGATGCGCAGGTATGCCTGATTGGCGGTGTGGAGCATATGGGCCATGTGCCAATGAGCCACGGCGTCGATTTCCATCCGGGCCTCAGCCGCAATGTGGCAAAAGCCGCGGGCATGATGGGGCTGACGGCGGAAATGCTCTCTCGTTTGCATGGCATCAGCCGTGAGATGCAGGATGCGTTCGCCGCCCGTTCTCACGCCCGCGCCTGGGCCGCCACGCAGTCCGGCGCATTCAGAAGTGAAATTATCCCCACCGGCGGTCACGACGCCGATGGCGTACTGAAGCAGTTTAACTACGATGAAGTGATCCGCCCGGAAACCACTGTTGAAGCGCTGGCGACGCTGAAACCGGCGTTTGATCCAGTCAGCGGTACCGTCACTGCTGGCACCTCTTCCGCGCTCTCAGATGGTGCTGCCGCGATGCTGGTGATGAGCGAGAGCCGTGCCCGTGAACTGGGGCTGAAACCGCGCGCACGTATTCGTTCGATGGCAGTTGTCGGCTGCGATCCATCAATTATGGGTTACGGTCCGGTTCCGGCGTCAAAACTGGCGCTGAAAAAAGCGGGGCTTTCCGCCAGCGATATCGACCTGTTTGAGATGAATGAAGCGTTCGCCGCACAAATCCTGCCATGCATTAAGGATCTGGGGCTGATGGAGCAGATCGACGAGAAGATCAATCTTAACGGCGGCGCCATCGCCCTCGGTCATCCACTTGGCTGTTCCGGCGCGCGCATCAGCACCACGCTGATTAACCTGATGGAGCGCCAGGACGCTCAGTTCGGTCTGGCGACGATGTGCATCGGGTTAGGTCAGGGGATCGCGACGGTGTTTGAAAGGGTGTAG
- the ubiE gene encoding bifunctional demethylmenaquinone methyltransferase/2-methoxy-6-polyprenyl-1,4-benzoquinol methylase UbiE, translated as MAENTQETTHFGFQTVAKAQKADMVAHVFHSVAAKYDVMNDLMSFGIHRLWKRFTIDCSGVRRGQTVLDLAGGTGDLTAKFSRLVGETGRVVLADINDSMLKMGREKLRNIGVIGNVEYVQANAEALPFPDNTFDCITISFGLRNVTDKEKALRSMYRVLKPGGRLLVLEFSKPILDPLSKAYDAYSFHILPRIGEVVANDAESYRYLAESIRMHPDQDTLKGMMQDAGFESVDYYNLTAGIVALHRGYKF; from the coding sequence ATGGCTGAGAATACTCAAGAAACGACGCACTTTGGCTTTCAGACTGTCGCCAAAGCGCAGAAAGCTGACATGGTTGCACACGTATTCCATTCCGTGGCTGCAAAATATGATGTGATGAACGACCTGATGTCGTTTGGCATCCATCGTTTGTGGAAGCGCTTTACTATTGATTGCAGTGGTGTTCGTCGCGGGCAGACCGTGCTGGATCTGGCCGGTGGTACGGGCGATCTCACCGCGAAATTTTCGCGACTGGTCGGTGAGACCGGGCGTGTCGTTCTGGCAGACATCAACGATTCCATGCTCAAAATGGGGCGTGAAAAGCTGCGTAACATTGGCGTGATTGGCAATGTGGAATATGTGCAGGCCAACGCCGAAGCGTTACCGTTCCCCGATAACACATTCGATTGCATCACCATTTCATTTGGCTTGCGTAACGTGACGGATAAAGAGAAAGCGCTACGCTCAATGTATCGCGTGCTTAAACCGGGCGGACGTCTGCTGGTGCTTGAATTTTCCAAACCGATTCTCGATCCGCTGAGCAAAGCGTACGACGCCTACTCATTTCATATTTTGCCGCGCATTGGTGAAGTGGTGGCAAACGATGCGGAAAGCTACCGTTATCTGGCCGAGTCTATTCGTATGCATCCCGATCAGGACACCCTGAAAGGTATGATGCAGGATGCCGGCTTCGAAAGCGTCGATTACTACAACCTGACTGCAGGGATCGTGGCGTTGCATCGCGGCTATAAATTCTGA
- the rfaH gene encoding transcription/translation regulatory transformer protein RfaH → MQAWYLLYCKRGQLMRAQEHLERQAVNCLTPMITLEKIVRGKRTSVSEPLFPNYLFVEFDPEVIHTTTINATRGVSHFVRFGTQPAIVPSTVIHQLSVYKPEGITDPETPWPGDSVEITEGTFKGLKAIFTEPDGEARSMLLLNFLNQQVLQSVKNTEFRKV, encoded by the coding sequence ATGCAAGCCTGGTATTTACTGTACTGCAAGCGCGGGCAGCTTATGCGTGCCCAGGAACATCTGGAACGCCAGGCTGTGAACTGCCTGACGCCGATGATTACCCTGGAAAAAATCGTACGTGGTAAGCGGACGTCAGTCAGTGAGCCTCTTTTTCCTAACTACCTGTTTGTCGAGTTCGATCCAGAGGTTATTCATACCACAACCATTAATGCCACGCGCGGCGTCAGCCATTTTGTGCGATTCGGCACGCAACCCGCGATAGTCCCTTCGACAGTCATCCATCAGCTTTCGGTCTATAAACCGGAAGGGATCACCGATCCTGAAACGCCATGGCCGGGCGATAGTGTTGAGATCACCGAAGGCACTTTTAAAGGCCTGAAAGCGATTTTCACCGAACCTGATGGCGAAGCGCGTTCTATGCTGCTGCTTAACTTCCTCAATCAACAAGTTCTGCAGAGCGTGAAAAATACTGAGTTCCGCAAGGTCTGA
- the tatB gene encoding Sec-independent protein translocase protein TatB, whose amino-acid sequence MFDIGFSELLLIFVIGLIVLGPKRLPVAVKTVAGWVRALRSLAATVQNELTQELKLQEFQDSLKKVEKASLENLTPELKASMDELREAAESMKRTYSSNDPEKASDNANTIHNPVVKGSAEQREGVTPSTAEHQASAEETAPQAEAEAVVKAAETQPTEASEEVKVTVAPAPASSPVSSDKA is encoded by the coding sequence GTGTTCGATATTGGTTTTAGTGAGCTACTACTGATATTCGTGATTGGCCTCATCGTTCTGGGGCCAAAACGGTTGCCTGTAGCGGTCAAAACGGTGGCTGGCTGGGTTCGCGCGCTGCGTTCACTGGCGGCTACGGTTCAAAATGAGCTTACTCAGGAACTTAAGCTTCAGGAATTTCAGGACAGCCTGAAGAAGGTTGAGAAAGCCAGCCTCGAAAACCTGACGCCCGAACTGAAAGCGTCAATGGATGAGCTACGTGAAGCGGCTGAATCCATGAAGCGTACATACAGTAGTAACGATCCTGAAAAGGCGAGCGACAACGCTAACACTATCCATAATCCGGTCGTAAAAGGGTCCGCCGAACAGCGTGAAGGTGTGACCCCATCAACGGCTGAGCATCAGGCGAGCGCTGAAGAAACCGCGCCGCAGGCTGAAGCAGAAGCGGTAGTGAAAGCGGCGGAAACCCAACCGACTGAAGCCTCGGAAGAGGTAAAAGTGACTGTCGCGCCGGCTCCGGCATCCTCTCCCGTATCAAGTGATAAAGCGTAA
- the ubiJ gene encoding ubiquinone biosynthesis protein UbiJ: MPFKPLVTAGIETALNAFLWRERALKPARQRLLNRVLRVELKEFSSPVVLAFSEQQIDVLGAWEGDADCTVTTRLGVLPQLRNRQQLTALIRSGDLEVQGDIQVVQNFVALADLAEFDPAELLAPYTGDIAAEGVSKALRAGTSFFRQGFQRQQRYAADVLTEEWKLAPGPLEVAWFAEETAAVERAVEALAKRLDKLEDK; the protein is encoded by the coding sequence ATGCCTTTCAAACCCTTAGTCACCGCTGGCATTGAAACTGCGCTGAATGCGTTTCTTTGGCGCGAGCGTGCGCTAAAACCCGCTCGCCAGAGATTACTGAACAGAGTGTTACGCGTGGAACTAAAAGAGTTTTCCTCTCCCGTCGTACTGGCATTCAGCGAACAGCAGATCGATGTACTGGGAGCATGGGAAGGCGACGCCGACTGTACCGTCACCACACGCCTTGGCGTTTTGCCGCAATTGCGTAATCGTCAGCAACTGACTGCATTGATTCGCAGCGGCGACCTTGAAGTGCAGGGCGACATTCAGGTTGTGCAAAATTTTGTCGCACTGGCCGACCTCGCCGAGTTTGATCCTGCGGAGCTGCTTGCTCCTTACACTGGCGATATCGCCGCGGAAGGGGTCAGCAAAGCGCTACGTGCAGGAACATCTTTCTTTCGTCAGGGGTTTCAGCGTCAGCAACGTTATGCCGCCGACGTGTTAACGGAAGAGTGGAAACTGGCGCCGGGTCCGCTGGAAGTGGCGTGGTTCGCTGAAGAAACCGCAGCCGTTGAACGTGCTGTTGAAGCATTAGCGAAACGGCTGGATAAACTGGAGGACAAATGA